Proteins encoded together in one Carya illinoinensis cultivar Pawnee chromosome 3, C.illinoinensisPawnee_v1, whole genome shotgun sequence window:
- the LOC122304797 gene encoding uncharacterized protein LOC122304797, with product MVFEGKFKGPCVLIQQAMQEVEAVLLAQEKQRENQTSPTKMIRTVWKPPSPGYLKVNVNAAVDSKRGKVGIGVVVRDFRGEVHVVVAVPRQVTKSASAAESLAMLHATLLCSELGIKQVPLEGDAKVVVEAINSSSYNSSWDGQVIEDIKAVVHAQLGWSVTFVGRDGNRAAHATAKLALSLSTECVWMEEVPTEVLPAVVLDLPSFVMSV from the coding sequence ATGgtttttgaaggaaaattcaAGGGGCCTTGTGTTCTGATCCAGCAGGCAATGCAAGAAGTAGAGGCAGTCTTATTGGCTCAAGAAAAGCaaagagagaatcaaacaagTCCTACAAAGATGATAAGAACAGTGTGGAAACCCCCAAGTCCTGGCTATCTGAAGGTAAATGTGAATGCAGCCGTGGATTCCAAGAGAGGAAAGGTGGGAATTGGTGTTGTAGTGAGGGACTTCAGAGGAGAGGTCCATGTGGTAGTTGCTGTCCCCAGACAGGTAACTAAGAGTGCTAGTGCAGCTGAGAGTCTGGCCATGCTTCATGCAACTCTTCTGTGCAGTGAACTAGGAATCAAACAGGTGCCGTTGGAAGGTGATGCAAAAGTGGTAGTGGAAGCAATCAATTCCAGTTCATACAACTCCTCATGGGATGGACAGGTGATAGAGGACATCAAAGCTGTGGTGCACGCCCAGCTAGGGTGGTCTGTGACTTTTGTGGGAAGAGATGGCAACAGAGCAGCACATGCAACTGCGAAGTTAGCTCTCTCCTTAAGTACCGAGTGTGTGTGGATGGAGGAGGTACCAACTGAGGTCCTCCCAGCTGTTGTATTGGACTTGCCTAGCTTTGTAATGTCAGTTTAA